From a region of the Nitrospiria bacterium genome:
- a CDS encoding HD domain-containing phosphohydrolase, with protein MIVQHTNILKDLNKNATLTEKVCFIHGILKKRFGLIDRIAVVIYDPKTDMLKTFIHSGGEDPLLHYQAQLKDVASLQEIVKTRNPRIISDLSIFSEGKQGHTRKILEKGFQSSYTLPMFLNGEFFGFTFFDSFQKNAFLPEILDEFDLFAHLISLTIINELTTIRTMLATVKAGRDMTSYRDQELGAHLDRIAHYSRLIARELAEKYKFDDEFIEHLFLFAPLHDIGKIGIPDSILQKEEKLNAEEFEVMKTHTERGKDIIDTMLKDFGLDTFKHIDILRNIAEYHHEAFNGAGYPHGIKGREIPVEARIIAVADIFDALTSRRSYKEAWSNEEAFTMLQELAGLQLDKNCVEALIKNVDEIEKIQKLFKDRQNGSNIES; from the coding sequence ATGATTGTTCAACACACCAACATTTTGAAAGACCTGAATAAAAACGCCACCTTAACAGAAAAAGTCTGTTTTATTCACGGGATTTTAAAAAAGCGGTTTGGGCTGATTGACCGGATAGCTGTGGTAATTTATGACCCCAAAACCGATATGCTGAAAACTTTTATTCACAGTGGCGGAGAAGATCCCCTCCTTCACTACCAAGCGCAACTTAAGGATGTGGCATCCTTACAAGAAATCGTAAAAACCCGAAACCCCCGAATCATAAGTGACTTGAGTATATTCTCGGAAGGGAAACAGGGGCATACCCGAAAAATCCTTGAAAAGGGTTTTCAGTCCAGTTACACACTGCCGATGTTTTTGAATGGTGAATTTTTTGGTTTTACATTTTTTGATTCTTTTCAAAAAAACGCATTTCTACCCGAAATTCTTGATGAGTTCGACCTTTTTGCCCATCTTATTTCCCTCACCATCATTAATGAACTTACCACCATACGAACCATGCTGGCCACGGTGAAGGCCGGCCGTGACATGACCTCCTACCGGGATCAGGAATTGGGAGCACACCTGGACCGAATCGCACACTATTCAAGGCTGATCGCAAGAGAGTTGGCAGAAAAGTACAAATTTGATGATGAATTTATCGAACACCTGTTTTTATTTGCCCCTCTTCACGATATCGGTAAAATCGGAATACCCGATTCGATTCTCCAAAAGGAAGAAAAACTCAATGCGGAAGAATTCGAAGTTATGAAAACTCACACCGAGAGAGGAAAAGACATCATTGACACTATGTTAAAGGATTTCGGCCTGGATACCTTTAAGCATATCGATATCCTACGCAATATCGCAGAGTATCATCATGAAGCCTTCAATGGGGCCGGCTACCCCCACGGGATTAAAGGAAGAGAGATCCCTGTCGAAGCACGCATCATTGCGGTGGCAGATATTTTCGACGCATTAACCAGTCGGCGGTCTTATAAAGAAGCCTGGTCTAATGAAGAAGCGTTTACCATGCTTCAGGAACTGGCAGGATTGCAACTGGATAAAAACTGCGTGGAAGCCTTAATCAAAAACGTGGATGAAATAGAAAAAATCCAAAAACTCTTCAAAGATAGGCAAAACGGCTCGAATATCGAATCTTAA